The Candidatus Zixiibacteriota bacterium genome contains the following window.
GATTTCTCTCTGAGGTCTGTCAGGCGTGGGAGAGTGAGGCTGATCCGGCAAAACAACACGGAGTGCGGGTTGTTCATCCTCGTATCGGAATAATTCTGACAAAAAAAGGTGGGGCGCTTAAGAAAATGCTTCCGCCTTTCAAGGCCGGTATCGGCGGCAAGTTGGGCGACGGTTGTCAGTATATGAGTTGGATCGCATTTGATGATTTGTTGGATATTTTCCGCTTTGTATTAGCAGATAAAACGCTCGATGGCCCGATCAATGCCGTTTCACCGAACCCGGTAACGAACGAACGGTTTACAAAAGTCTTAGCAAAAATACTTCATCGTCCGTCGGCGTTGACAGTGCCTAAGTTTGCACTAAAAGCGTTGCTTGGGAGTGAAATGGCGCAGGAGTTGTTGCTGGCATCCGCAAAAGTCTCACCGGAGAAGCTTCGCAATGCAGGATTCACATTCAGATATTCGTCACTCGAAGAAGCTCTTGCAAAGGCATTAGAATCAGACTAAGGTCTGCTCGGGCATTTTCTCCGGCTGAGTCTTCAGTAGTGTGTACCCTTCGGAGCGCGCTACGTACGTCGCGG
Protein-coding sequences here:
- a CDS encoding TIGR01777 family oxidoreductase, encoding MKIALTGASGMIGGHLIPLLKSDGHTTMRLVRHSENSGQDTIQWDIEKKKLNPADLEGVDAIIHLAGENIAAKRWMATVKEKIKSSRVGGTSLLAETIARMERKPAVFISVSAIGYYGDRGDDPLTEQSPPGKGFLSEVCQAWESEADPAKQHGVRVVHPRIGIILTKKGGALKKMLPPFKAGIGGKLGDGCQYMSWIAFDDLLDIFRFVLADKTLDGPINAVSPNPVTNERFTKVLAKILHRPSALTVPKFALKALLGSEMAQELLLASAKVSPEKLRNAGFTFRYSSLEEALAKALESD